GCTTGAAGCTGAGAGATTGTCTAACACATGTCGAAACTCGGGCCGTGTCATAAAAAGCCACATCTCGCTGCGCGGCCAACGAGTTACTCCTAACGTCACTTTGCGAGACCTTGGGTCCGGATTTCCTGGGCTTGCTTTCATCCTAGGGAATACTGCGTTCCTTCGAGGCTATGAGATAGATGTCGAAATTGTCTGTTGCTATTGTTCTTATACCTTTAGCGGTAGGTTATTCTGGGGGATTCGCGATAGATTCGAACGTCCGATTGATGGGCTCCCCATTGAACCAGGAGGAGTGCCATACAGATTGTGGGCCGATTGGACTGAGTCGATCGACGGTGGTGGTGTAGTCAAGACCGGGAATTGCAAATGAAGTATTTAGTGAATATATCGGTGATTATGGTCACAATTGTGTCATGCGCCTGCATGCGCCAGGCTGCTTCCAGGATCATCAAGACTTTCGGATCGGGGATCAATTATGAACTCCTCACAGATATCAACAACGGAACTCGCGTGATTTCGCTTCAGGATCCTACGAGTCCGCAGAGTAGTGATATAATTATTCAAGGGGATGTGCTTTGGTGCGAGCTGAGAGTAGGCCATATTGTTGGCGAGAAGGCTGCTAATGCCTTGCCTGCTTCATGGATGGATCCGAACTGGAGACGCAATGGTTTTTTTATTCTTAATCCAGCGGCGATCGATTCTGGTGGAGGCCGTTCCGATGAGCTGCGCTTTGGTAAAGCGATCGAATGGTTCGAAACACGAGACAATTTCGAACGGGCGCTTGCGGCCTTGGTTCCTACCAGTAAGCAAGATCAGCGCTAGTTGCGCTTACGATCAGTCGACTCTCTCTACAGTAATGGCATGAGAATCAATTCCTATTGCGTAAGCGTCAAGCAGCGCACGTTCTTCCCAGCCTAGAGCTTGTCCCCAAGCTGCGAGCGACGCGAGCTGTGGGTGGCAAAAAGTCTATCGGAACGGAAAATGCGGCCATTCGAGCGCGTGGAGTAGTGAGTCGGCCTGACTTGCTAGTCCGAAGAACGGTGGGTTCCTTCAGGGAAATACTGTGGGTGGCAGAAAGTCCGTCGGAGCTGAAAAGGCACCGTTCGAGCGTGTGCGGTGGAACGGATATGTTCCAAGAGGGGCCGGCGAACGTGGGGGGCCGGTAGGGAGATAGCCGTTGGAAACGATTTGAGTGGGAGTTAGGCGTGCCCTCTCCTCCATCCCCCCCGATGTCCGCGCTTTGACGGCGCTTACACGCGGCGGAATTGGGTCGCTGATGCTCACGAAGAGTGACCCAAGTTGCGACGGTGGCGGCCCGTTTCCATGACGGCATAGAGGGCTCCAACACCTGACGGCGGAGACATCCTCGGGCGCTGCTCAATCGGACCGGTGAGAGTTGATTTGGTGATCTCTGGCGCGGCGTGCTGTTGCTCTCCGGAGTGAGGGTGTGACTTGGTTGGAGCTCACTCGTGAGCCAAGCGTGGGCGGAGATGGAGATGAACCGGGGCGAGAGAAGCGCGAGGGCTGGAGCGGGATCAGCCCGGAGCCATACCGGAGCCGGACCCGTGAAAACCTTGCGTGAGGAAGGGGTAAGGCTTGCCCTCTCCTCTATACCCCCCGAGGCGGAATCAGGCCGCTGACGCTCACGGAAAGTGACCCAGGTAAGCGACGATGACCGATTCACGTAGAATGCTCCGATTCAGGCGTTGCCTTTTCGGACGTCGTAGGCGGTGAGAGCATCTTCGACGGTGGCAAGGATGCGCTGCTGGGTGGCGCGGGGAAGTTGGCTCACGCGCTCGAAGATTTGGCGAGCTTTGCCCGCGGGCCCTACGCCCCGCTGGCGCCCTGTTTCTTTGCCTAAAAGGTGATCGACGCTGACATTAAGAATCTCCGCCAGGTGGAGGAGATGATCGGGTTTGAGAGCGGTCTCCCGCCGTTCCCAGCCCGCATAGCTAGGTTGGGTGATGCCGAGTTTTTCGGCCATCTGGGTTTGGGAGAGTCCCAATTGCTGGCGGGCGGCGAGTAATCGCTCACCGAACTCGGTGCGTTGGGTCTTGGCTGGACGACCGGTTGACATGAATTGACTGTAACCCAGGGGGAAAATAGATACGGAATAGGCTTGCATGGATATAGTCTATTGCGTAACTCATCGGCATGTCAAAACCACCGTGTTCCGACTTGACGCTTCTTCGCAAATCTTCGCCTCCCCCGCCCAAGCTCGATCCCGTTTGGGACGTGGTGTGCGCGTGTTCCTATGGGCATTACCCTTGGGACGATTGGGAACGGTGGGCGCTTTCCCGTGGGCTTGATCCGAGTGTGGCGGGTCAGGCCCGGCTATTGATCCGGGAATGGTTCAATCATTCGTGGCCGAAGGAACTTCAAGCGGTTTGCGGCTGGAGTGACGACGGGCAGGGATTGCTCAAGTTTGCCAAACGCTCGCCCAAGGAAGCCCTGGCGCAATGGGAGATCCTGATGCGAACGGATGGGTTAAGAGGGGATTACTGGGGACGAGAGTGGGAATGGACATGGGGTTACCTGCAACCCGACGCCGAGCGCCTGCTTGCGTGCATGGTCTCTTTCCCAGAACCGAGAACCCACAACCCAGAACCTTAGCTCCTATGGCCTGGCGCATCCCCGAAGAAGAGATCGAGCGCGTGAAGCGTGAGACGGATCTGGTGGCCCTGGTGCAGAGCCGGGGGATCGAGTTGAAGAAGCATGGCACGAAAGATTTTGTCGGGCGCTGCCCGTTCCACCCCGACAAAGACAGCCCCAACTTCATCGTGACGCCGGAGAAGGGCCTCTTCCACTGCATGAGCTGCGGCAAGGCGGGCAACCCGATCCAGTTCGTGCAGTATCACGACGGGGTTTCATTCCGACACGCGCACGAGGTGCTAGCGCACGGCCACGGTGTTGCCTTCGCAGTGGCAGGGCGAACTTCCCATCAAGGACCGTTGAAAGTATCGACCATCCCGAGGTTGCCGTGTCCGCTGGATCCGGAGGCCGACGACGCAACGTTGATGGCTCAGGTTGCCGCCTACTATCATCAACGACTCAAGGAAACGCCGACGGCGCGCGCCTATTTGACCAGCCGAGGCCTGGACAACGATGAACTCATCGACCGGTTCCAGCTGGGTTTTGCCGATCGGACGCTGGGACTGCGACTGCCGGATAAGAACCGGCAGGAAGGCGAACGGTTGCGAAACCGGCTTACGCAGTTGGGCCTTTGGCGCGAGAGTGGCCACGAACATTTTAACGGGTGCATCGTGGTGCCGTTCCACGATGAAGCTAGAAACGTGGTGAGTTTTTACGGTCGGCGGGTAACGCCGGGCACTCTCAAGCACTTGTATCCACCGGGGCCGCATCGGGGGCTGTTCAACCGGCAGTGCCTGCCTGCCGACGAAGTCATCCTGTGCGAAGCGGTCTTCGATGCGTTGACGTTCTGTGCGCACGGGTTCCCCTATGCGATG
The sequence above is drawn from the Verrucomicrobiales bacterium genome and encodes:
- a CDS encoding helix-turn-helix transcriptional regulator; protein product: MQAYSVSIFPLGYSQFMSTGRPAKTQRTEFGERLLAARQQLGLSQTQMAEKLGITQPSYAGWERRETALKPDHLLHLAEILNVSVDHLLGKETGRQRGVGPAGKARQIFERVSQLPRATQQRILATVEDALTAYDVRKGNA
- a CDS encoding toprim domain-containing protein — protein: MAWRIPEEEIERVKRETDLVALVQSRGIELKKHGTKDFVGRCPFHPDKDSPNFIVTPEKGLFHCMSCGKAGNPIQFVQYHDGVSFRHAHEVLAHGHGVAFAVAGRTSHQGPLKVSTIPRLPCPLDPEADDATLMAQVAAYYHQRLKETPTARAYLTSRGLDNDELIDRFQLGFADRTLGLRLPDKNRQEGERLRNRLTQLGLWRESGHEHFNGCIVVPFHDEARNVVSFYGRRVTPGTLKHLYPPGPHRGLFNRQCLPADEVILCEAVFDALTFCAHGFPYAMSLFGTEGFTDELWEAIKNVKRVRIAYDADEAGERAAQRDAERFQDHGIEVFRVKFPHGMDANEYACKVKPADKSLALLINAAAWLGGGKAKLSLNAASLTPSPSLAASVSSSSAFAEGATADKEEDATK